One Alicyclobacillus vulcanalis genomic window carries:
- a CDS encoding manganese catalase family protein: protein MWIYEKKLQYPVRVSKCDPRLAKMLIEQYGGADGELSAALRYLNQRYSIPDKVIGLLTDIGTEEFAHLEMIATMVYKLTKDATPEQLRAAGLGDHYVNHGYSLFYHDAAGNPWTAAYIASKGDPIADLYEDIAAEEKARATYQWIIDNTDDPDIRDSLRFLREREVIHSLRFREAVEILKEYQSAKKVF, encoded by the coding sequence ATCTGGATTTATGAGAAAAAGCTCCAATACCCTGTTCGCGTGAGCAAGTGCGATCCCAGACTGGCCAAGATGCTCATCGAGCAGTACGGCGGTGCTGACGGTGAACTCTCCGCGGCGCTTCGGTATCTGAACCAGCGCTACTCCATTCCGGATAAAGTGATTGGGCTCTTGACGGACATTGGCACGGAGGAGTTCGCGCACCTCGAGATGATCGCGACGATGGTCTACAAGCTGACCAAGGACGCGACGCCCGAACAGCTGCGCGCGGCTGGCCTTGGCGATCACTACGTCAACCACGGGTACTCTCTCTTCTACCATGATGCGGCAGGCAACCCGTGGACGGCCGCGTACATCGCATCCAAGGGCGATCCGATCGCAGACTTGTACGAGGACATCGCGGCAGAGGAGAAAGCGCGCGCGACGTACCAGTGGATCATCGATAACACGGACGATCCCGACATCCGAGACAGCCTTCGGTTTTTACGCGAGCGGGAGGTGATCCACTCGCTTCGCTTTCGCGAGGCCGTTGAAATTCTCAAGGAGTATCAAAGCGCAAAGAAGGTTTTCTGA
- a CDS encoding TrmH family RNA methyltransferase: MYIESQHNDRVREWARLKTRRGRQKSGLFLVEGERLVTELLASHVHLEALLYNAALDEPPDAVWNHPKSVDRRFVLSPQAFALIADTETPQGLIAVAAIPKVDPHYPSRVLVLDAVQDPGNVGTLIRSAEAFGFDEIVFGTGTVDPYSPKVVRASMGGLFRVRVIAADPARYLAAWRRRHAQGTIVATAADAAERCDRAALGEQLALVIGNEARGVSDALRALADRTVAIPMAGKAESLNAAMAGTILLYEAYRQAANGAT; this comes from the coding sequence GTGTACATCGAATCGCAGCATAACGATCGCGTCAGGGAATGGGCTCGCCTCAAGACGCGGCGCGGACGTCAAAAGTCCGGCCTCTTTCTGGTCGAGGGCGAGCGGCTTGTAACGGAGCTCTTGGCAAGCCACGTTCATCTTGAGGCGCTCCTTTACAATGCCGCGCTGGACGAGCCTCCTGACGCGGTGTGGAATCACCCCAAGTCCGTTGACCGGAGGTTCGTGCTGTCGCCTCAGGCCTTCGCGCTCATCGCCGACACCGAGACACCTCAGGGGCTCATCGCCGTGGCGGCCATTCCGAAAGTTGACCCGCATTACCCGAGTCGAGTCCTCGTGCTGGATGCCGTGCAGGATCCGGGAAACGTCGGGACGCTCATTCGAAGCGCAGAGGCGTTCGGTTTCGACGAGATCGTCTTTGGCACGGGCACGGTGGATCCGTATTCGCCGAAGGTGGTGCGGGCGTCCATGGGAGGCCTGTTCCGCGTGCGCGTCATTGCGGCCGATCCGGCGCGGTATCTGGCGGCATGGCGACGACGCCATGCCCAGGGCACCATCGTCGCGACGGCAGCCGACGCAGCCGAACGGTGCGATAGGGCGGCGCTAGGCGAGCAATTGGCGCTCGTCATTGGCAACGAGGCGCGAGGGGTCAGTGACGCGCTGCGTGCTTTGGCGGATCGCACGGTGGCCATCCCGATGGCGGGAAAGGCCGAGAGTTTGAACGCAGCGATGGCAGGCACCATCCTTCTGTACGAAGCGTATCGACAGGCTGCAAACGGTGCGACGTGA
- a CDS encoding TrmH family RNA methyltransferase, with protein sequence MQADVKQLLRDEGLLLDDELWLADWIRPERLCRLRDVLSRRTGYLAVAMEAVDDGHNQAAILRSAEAFGIQYVTVVEGQASFRPSKGVTQGAHKWLTLSRMPTIRDAVDDLHARGFQVYVTDLGEGAKPIGEIDLGRPTAILFGNEKEGVSDEARSLADGRFYIPMAGFVQSFNVSVAAAVTLYELTRRARAEAGARYALEPSERHRVFVAWCVASLHGATREEAIRRLAARGWSPGDAIPDDEAREGDAPR encoded by the coding sequence GTGCAGGCAGACGTCAAACAGCTGTTGCGCGATGAGGGCCTTCTTTTGGACGACGAGCTGTGGCTCGCGGATTGGATTCGACCCGAGCGCTTGTGCCGGCTGCGCGATGTCCTGAGCAGGCGGACGGGGTACCTGGCGGTGGCGATGGAGGCCGTGGACGACGGACATAATCAGGCGGCCATTCTTCGCAGCGCCGAGGCGTTCGGGATTCAATACGTCACCGTCGTCGAAGGTCAGGCCTCGTTTCGGCCGTCCAAAGGCGTGACGCAGGGGGCGCACAAGTGGCTCACGCTTTCGCGCATGCCGACCATCCGCGACGCCGTCGATGATCTCCACGCCCGCGGGTTTCAGGTGTACGTCACCGATTTAGGTGAAGGCGCGAAGCCGATTGGCGAGATCGATCTCGGCCGACCCACCGCCATCCTGTTTGGCAACGAGAAGGAGGGTGTGTCGGACGAGGCGCGCTCGCTCGCCGATGGCCGGTTCTACATTCCGATGGCGGGCTTCGTCCAGAGTTTCAACGTGTCGGTGGCCGCCGCCGTGACCCTGTACGAACTCACGCGTCGGGCTCGGGCGGAAGCGGGGGCCCGTTACGCGCTCGAGCCGAGCGAGCGCCACCGGGTGTTTGTGGCTTGGTGCGTCGCGTCGCTTCATGGCGCGACGCGCGAGGAGGCCATCCGCCGACTCGCGGCCCGCGGCTGGTCGCCAGGCGACGCCATCCCGGACGACGAGGCTCGCGAAGGTGACGCGCCGCGTTAG
- a CDS encoding spore coat protein CotJB — translation MSETAEPLPKAYYQYLQELQAIDFVLVDLTLYLDTHPDDEQALAQFKQFQKRKHNLMAQFESAFGPLHQYGLSPATGQSWAWSEAPWPWQV, via the coding sequence GTGAGTGAAACCGCAGAGCCTCTTCCCAAGGCTTACTATCAGTATCTTCAGGAGCTTCAGGCGATTGATTTCGTGTTGGTCGATCTCACTCTCTATCTGGATACGCATCCGGACGACGAGCAGGCGCTCGCCCAATTCAAGCAATTTCAGAAGCGCAAACACAATCTCATGGCGCAGTTCGAGTCCGCATTCGGTCCTCTGCATCAGTACGGCTTGAGCCCGGCCACCGGGCAGTCCTGGGCGTGGTCGGAGGCGCCTTGGCCGTGGCAGGTCTAG
- a CDS encoding CBO0543 family protein encodes MTHFDVVESVRRQLTDLTRVYWFQHDLGTWQWWLFVTLAIVPWLVFVRFVDRTRVLQVLCYALAMAVVSSVLDIIGSDLMLWGYKVRLLWFVYPTLMCTDMTIIPVTFALIYQTCRRWWTFLAVSLAFAVAYALMELVFQYFDIYIPYRWNLLYSIPIYVFLASADKFMLDALVASERRHHRFRSQPNRK; translated from the coding sequence GTGACCCATTTTGACGTCGTGGAGAGCGTGAGGCGTCAGCTGACGGACCTCACGCGAGTGTATTGGTTTCAGCACGATCTCGGCACTTGGCAATGGTGGCTGTTTGTCACGCTGGCCATCGTGCCGTGGCTCGTGTTTGTCCGCTTCGTGGACCGCACCCGCGTGCTCCAAGTCTTGTGCTACGCGCTTGCGATGGCGGTCGTCAGCTCGGTCTTAGACATCATAGGCTCCGATTTGATGCTCTGGGGGTACAAAGTACGCCTCTTGTGGTTTGTCTACCCCACCTTAATGTGTACCGACATGACCATTATCCCCGTCACGTTCGCGCTCATTTACCAGACCTGCCGGCGATGGTGGACGTTTCTCGCCGTGTCCCTCGCCTTTGCCGTCGCGTACGCGCTGATGGAACTCGTCTTTCAGTACTTTGACATTTACATACCGTATCGATGGAATCTCCTGTACTCCATCCCGATTTACGTGTTTCTCGCCTCAGCCGACAAGTTCATGTTGGATGCCTTGGTCGCGTCGGAGCGCCGCCATCATCGTTTTCGGTCGCAGCCAAATCGGAAATAA
- a CDS encoding proline iminopeptidase-family hydrolase, whose translation MDGRTKIVTLSSGHHVWTRRVGTSSVRMLLLHGGPGASHEYFEIFEEYLPKAGIELYFYDQLGSYFSDQPDDPSLWTVDRFREEVDEVRRALGLDDFYLLGQSWGGMLALEYALHHPDGLKGLIISNMTASIPAYVRYIQSLRQELPKEIQEQLQAYEVRGDYASEAYQELLIEHLYKKHLCRLEPWPDAVVRTFAHMNQQVYNTMQGPNEFVVTGNFKDWDRFADLGRIHVPTLVIGARYDTMDPADLEEMARRMPRARATICPKGSHMSMWDDQDAYFTAIERFVRDVEAGVF comes from the coding sequence ATGGATGGGAGGACGAAGATCGTCACGCTGTCGAGCGGGCACCACGTGTGGACGCGCCGCGTCGGGACGAGCTCCGTGCGCATGTTACTGCTGCACGGGGGGCCAGGGGCGAGCCACGAGTACTTCGAAATCTTTGAGGAATACCTGCCGAAGGCCGGGATCGAGCTGTACTTTTACGACCAACTGGGCTCGTACTTTTCTGACCAGCCGGACGATCCGTCGCTTTGGACCGTCGATCGGTTCCGCGAAGAAGTGGACGAGGTGCGGCGGGCGCTCGGTTTGGACGACTTTTATCTGTTGGGTCAATCCTGGGGCGGTATGCTTGCGCTTGAATACGCACTTCACCACCCGGACGGGTTAAAAGGACTCATCATTTCGAACATGACGGCGAGTATTCCTGCATATGTGCGCTATATCCAGTCGCTGCGTCAAGAGCTTCCGAAGGAGATTCAGGAACAGCTGCAGGCCTACGAGGTTCGCGGGGACTACGCGTCCGAAGCGTACCAAGAGCTTCTCATCGAACACCTGTACAAAAAGCACCTGTGTCGCCTCGAGCCGTGGCCGGACGCCGTGGTGCGCACGTTCGCACACATGAATCAGCAGGTGTACAACACCATGCAAGGCCCGAACGAGTTTGTCGTGACCGGCAATTTCAAGGATTGGGACCGCTTCGCCGATCTCGGCCGCATTCACGTCCCCACCCTCGTCATCGGTGCGCGCTACGACACGATGGACCCCGCCGATCTGGAGGAGATGGCGCGTCGAATGCCGCGCGCCCGTGCAACCATCTGTCCGAAGGGCAGCCACATGTCGATGTGGGACGATCAAGACGCCTACTTCACCGCCATCGAGCGCTTTGTGCGCGACGTCGAGGCGGGCGTGTTCTAA
- a CDS encoding divergent PAP2 family protein: protein MLHIWSSLWAAPLVAMVVAQGLKPIFVMIQMRSWDWRHVKNSGGMPSSHTAAVVALAVQLWLHLGGADPVVAIGLFLAAVVMYDAAGVRWQTGRQAAVLNRLLHDLRGQHLLIERREEAASSENRVPTMADGLRDAPDAARSSHPEGAGDSPSVPPLRIAKGPWWLVDWPVLNEQVGHKPSEIAGGAVVGLLVAFALNH from the coding sequence TTGCTTCACATCTGGTCCAGTTTGTGGGCGGCGCCCTTGGTCGCGATGGTGGTCGCGCAGGGGCTGAAGCCCATCTTCGTCATGATTCAGATGCGATCCTGGGATTGGCGTCACGTCAAAAACTCGGGCGGTATGCCGAGCTCGCATACGGCCGCCGTGGTGGCGCTCGCGGTGCAGCTCTGGCTGCACCTCGGCGGGGCGGATCCCGTTGTGGCCATTGGCCTATTCCTGGCGGCCGTCGTCATGTACGATGCGGCGGGCGTTCGATGGCAGACCGGGCGGCAAGCCGCGGTGCTGAACCGGCTGTTGCACGATCTCCGCGGTCAGCATCTCCTCATCGAACGGCGGGAAGAGGCGGCTTCGTCCGAGAACCGTGTCCCGACCATGGCGGATGGGCTTCGGGATGCGCCAGACGCAGCGCGCTCGAGTCATCCGGAAGGGGCAGGAGACTCGCCGTCGGTGCCTCCGCTGCGGATCGCCAAGGGGCCTTGGTGGCTCGTCGATTGGCCCGTGCTCAACGAGCAGGTGGGCCATAAGCCGAGTGAAATTGCGGGCGGCGCGGTGGTGGGCCTGTTGGTGGCTTTTGCGCTCAACCACTGA
- a CDS encoding DMT family transporter: protein MTSCAAIKTARWRLYFLGLLASLFFAVTFVANEAIALSGGSWLWNAPLRYFFTLPFLFAYVLWKRRAAILLRAVARDFARWMAYGTVGFGLFYAPLCLANAYGPAWLVAGVWQITIVCGALLTPWVSARLPDGRRPPVPRRELVTSAGIVAGALLLEMAGASHMSWVQAALCAGAILVAAVAYPAGNRMAMRAYAGTFDPLERMLGMTLGSLPFWFACSAAGAVSAGWPSARQLLGALLVAVCSGVIATALFFRATDLAHGSPRDLAVVEATQAGEVVFALLLELCVIPGDHVSWLGAMGLATVVAGLCVHGFALAGGSHRGTP from the coding sequence ATGACCTCATGTGCCGCGATCAAAACGGCCCGATGGCGCTTGTATTTCCTCGGACTTTTGGCCTCCTTGTTTTTCGCCGTGACCTTCGTGGCCAACGAGGCCATCGCGCTCTCGGGCGGCTCGTGGCTGTGGAATGCGCCGCTTCGCTACTTTTTCACGCTGCCCTTTTTGTTTGCCTACGTGCTTTGGAAGCGGCGCGCGGCAATCCTTCTTCGCGCCGTCGCTCGCGACTTTGCCCGTTGGATGGCGTACGGGACGGTCGGGTTCGGCCTATTTTACGCGCCGCTCTGCCTTGCCAACGCCTACGGGCCTGCGTGGCTTGTCGCAGGCGTCTGGCAGATCACCATCGTGTGCGGGGCGCTTCTCACCCCCTGGGTGAGCGCGCGGTTGCCCGATGGGCGGCGGCCGCCCGTGCCGCGCAGGGAACTCGTGACCTCGGCAGGCATTGTCGCAGGCGCGCTGCTTTTGGAGATGGCCGGCGCTTCCCATATGTCGTGGGTGCAGGCGGCCCTGTGCGCCGGGGCCATTCTCGTCGCCGCCGTTGCGTACCCCGCCGGCAATCGCATGGCCATGCGCGCATACGCCGGAACGTTCGATCCGCTCGAGCGGATGCTCGGCATGACGCTCGGGAGCCTGCCGTTTTGGTTTGCGTGTTCTGCAGCCGGCGCGGTTTCCGCAGGATGGCCGTCCGCGAGGCAGCTCCTCGGGGCGCTGCTCGTCGCCGTGTGCTCCGGCGTGATCGCCACCGCTCTGTTTTTCCGGGCGACCGATCTCGCCCATGGTTCGCCGCGGGATCTCGCGGTCGTCGAGGCGACGCAGGCGGGCGAGGTCGTCTTCGCGCTCTTGCTCGAGCTTTGCGTCATCCCGGGCGATCACGTCTCGTGGCTTGGCGCGATGGGTCTGGCCACGGTGGTCGCCGGCCTTTGCGTGCACGGGTTTGCGCTTGCGGGCGGATCGCATAGGGGTACGCCTTGA
- a CDS encoding eukaryotic translation initiation factor eIF-2-beta/eIF-5 family protein, which yields MTKKPASAESVGARRETKMGFFDMLRRAAEGLGQDGQYNHDHLCVRCQVPMQYRGAHALRTGGLSRGVGLLTDLFLGERDEELLNTAMERNVAVHVFVCPECGSLDFINDPRHGF from the coding sequence GTGACGAAGAAACCAGCGAGCGCCGAGAGCGTCGGCGCCAGAAGGGAGACGAAGATGGGCTTTTTCGACATGTTGCGACGCGCGGCGGAAGGATTGGGACAGGACGGACAGTACAACCACGACCACTTGTGCGTCCGCTGCCAGGTGCCGATGCAGTACCGCGGAGCGCACGCGCTTCGCACGGGCGGACTGAGCCGGGGCGTGGGCCTGTTGACGGATCTGTTTCTCGGGGAGCGAGACGAGGAACTGCTGAACACCGCGATGGAGCGCAATGTCGCGGTGCACGTGTTTGTATGCCCAGAATGTGGATCGCTCGACTTCATCAATGATCCGCGGCACGGATTTTAG
- a CDS encoding spore coat associated protein CotJA, producing the protein MPPEVTHPVQKSARRQYAPQEALRKGTLWPEYDSPYPPA; encoded by the coding sequence GTGCCACCGGAAGTGACGCATCCCGTCCAGAAGAGCGCAAGGCGGCAATACGCGCCGCAGGAGGCTCTTCGCAAGGGGACGCTGTGGCCGGAGTACGACAGCCCATATCCGCCGGCGTGA